The following coding sequences lie in one Arachis hypogaea cultivar Tifrunner chromosome 9, arahy.Tifrunner.gnm2.J5K5, whole genome shotgun sequence genomic window:
- the LOC112712808 gene encoding isocitrate dehydrogenase [NAD] catalytic subunit 5, mitochondrial-like: MATAIGKGHHSLYANFRPCYSLPSCKNTGEYSGPEYQVVRGVVESLKIITRQANLRVAEYAFHYTKEHGRERVSAIHKANIMQKTEGLFLKGSREVAEKTSEKSCSFCCLVVSNLYGNIISDLCAGLVGGLGLTASCKIGEGGIALAEAVPGSAPDIAGKNSANPTTLLLSGVSILRHLNLHDKPDQIQNAILDTIAEGKYRTADLGVFPGFFSRSRITSAVSIMGKLM, from the exons TCCCTGCTATAGCCTTCCTAGCTGCAAAAACACAGGAGAGTATAGTGGGCCTGAATATCAG GTTGTGAGAGGTGTGGTAGAAAGTCTCAAAATCATTACACGCCAAGCAAATTTACGGGTGGCTGAGTATGCTTTTCACTATaccaaagaacatggaagagagAGGGTATCTGCTATTCACAAGGCCAACATTATGCAGAAGACTGAAGGTCTTTTCCTCAAG GGCAGTCGTGAGGTTGCAGAGAAAA CTTCTGAAAAATCCTGCTCTTTTTGCTGTCTAGTGGTGTCAAACCTTTATGGTAACATTATTAGTGACCTTTGTGCTGGCTTGGTTGGGGGTTTGGGTTTGACAGCAAG CTGCAAGATTGGTGAGGGAGGTATTGCATTAGCTGAGGCTGTACCTGGTTCAGCACCTGATATTGCTGGAAAG AATTCGGCAAATCCAACTACTTTACTGCTGAGTGGTGTTTCAATATTGCGCCATTTGAATCTCCATGACAAACCGGACCAAATTCAAAATGCCATCCTGGACACAATTGCAGAAGGGAAGTACCGAACTGCTGATCTTGGAG TTTTCCCTGGCTTTTTTTCAAGGAGTAGGATTACCTCAGCAGTCAGCATAATGGGAAAACTCATGTAA
- the LOC140175415 gene encoding putative disease resistance RPP13-like protein 1: protein MAAKIEGRAYLSSFVDVVSKKLSSILEDDFVLERNDSELKLLERLDNCLCDVGPVLDDAELKQFSDERVKKWLVDLQDALYMADDFLDELSTRAATATPRDLGNSFDWSRPVDSIIEDSAVNVIENIVGKLESGKKVNFV from the coding sequence ATGGCTGCAAAAATAGAGGGTCGAGCTTATCTCTCTTCTTTTGTTGATGTTGTTTCAAAGAAGTTGTCTTCAATACTTGAAGATGACTTTGTACTCGAAAGAAACGACTCTGAGCTGAAGTTGCTTGAAAGGTTGGATAATTGTCTGTGTGATGTTGGACCTGTGCTTGATGATGCTGAGCTGAAGCAGTTCAGTGACGAGAGAGTGAAGAAGTGGCTTGTTGATCTCCAAGATGCTCTCTATATGGCTGATGACTTTCTGGATGAACTCTCCACTAGAGCTGCCACTGCTACTCCAAGGGATCTAGGTAACTCTTTTGACTGGTCTCGCCCTGTTGATTCAATTATTGAAGATAGTGCTGTCAATGTCATTGAAAATATAGTTGGCAAATTAGAGTCTGGCAAAAAGGTAAACTTTGTCTGA